In Remersonia thermophila strain ATCC 22073 chromosome 3, whole genome shotgun sequence, the following proteins share a genomic window:
- a CDS encoding mitochondrial 37S ribosomal protein uS9m: protein MMPSSRRGLTSAVRGVCKALDGTASRRPPSLEQQLRSLRLSSPALAPVPGSRRCLSTESSDPAGSRQQPPPQLAITAAAPVNLASLASRPRLAEHARVLPASASYFSRTPVFNEHFLEVYKLSRTYANLPVIPSADAERVAWKTLFDLRQTLGEPVKATEYAQCLKLVKRLHLIHPDLKPPAVTDALRYFKRDVQGFLNAPKPIAIDKFGRALGVGRRKASVAHAWVVEGDGQVLINGKTLADYFGRVHDRESAVWALHATDRIDKYNVWARVTGGGTTGQAEALKLAVAKALMAHEPALKPALRRAGCITRDPRRVERKKHGRVKARKMPTWVKR from the exons ATGATGCCATCTTCCAGACGAGGACTCACGTCGGCCGTTCGCGGCGTCTGCAAGGCGCTCGACGGGACCGCATCGCGACGACCGCCAtcgctcgagcagcagcttcgCTCCCTCCGACTATCGAGCCCGGCGCtcgcccccgtccccggGTCCAGGAGGTGCCTGTCCACCGAATCgtccgacccggccggcagccggcaacaaccaccgccgcaacTCGCCATcacagccgccgcgccggtcaacctcgcctccctggcctcccgcccccgcctcgccgagcatgctcgcgtcctccccgcctcggcgtcctaCTTCTCGCGCACGCCCGTCTTCAACGAACACTTCCTCGAGGTTTACAAGCTGTCCCGCACGTACGCCAACCTGCCCGTGAtcccctccgccgacgccgagcgcgtgGCGTGGAAGACGCTGTTCGACCTGCGCCAAAccctcggcgagcccgtCAAAGCCACCGAGTACGCCCAGTGCCTCAAGCTGGTCAAGCGCCTCCACCTGATCCACCCGGACCTCAAACCCCCCGCCGTGACCGACGCGCTCCGCTACTTCAAGCGCGACGTGCAAGGCTTCCTCAACGCGCCCAAGCCCATCGCCATTGACAAGTTTGGGCGCGCGCTGGGCGTGGGAAGGCGCAAGGCGTCCGTCGCCCACGCGTGGGTTGTGGAGGGCGACGGGCAGGTGTTGATCAACGGCAAGACGCTCGCCGACTATTTTGGTCGTGTTCACGACAGGGAGAGCGCCGTCTGGGCGCTGCACGCCACCGATCGTATTGACAAGTACAATGTGTGGGCGCGcgtgacgggcggcggcaccaccggccaggcggaggcgctcaagctcgccgtcgcgaaGGCGCTGATGGCTCACGAGCCTGCTTTGAAGCCGGCGTTGAGGAGAG CTGGTTGCATCACGCGCGATCCAAGGAGAgtggagaggaagaagcacGGTCGTGTCAAGGCCAGGAAGATGCCGACGTGGGTCAAGCGGTAA